In the Mus caroli unplaced genomic scaffold, CAROLI_EIJ_v1.1 scaffold_17622_1, whole genome shotgun sequence genome, CAAGACTGTGTTGGTTTGAAAGTGCCAAAGTGATGCCAGGCATGAAGCTTTTGTCTGGGAAGAGCATGGTCATGTGAACTTGAGGGATCGTTGTGAAAGGGAGGAAACCATCAGGTTTATTCCCTGATTGTAGTCATCATCATTGCCCTGGAAATGGAAGACAAACCAACCAGGAAAACAAAGACTGTGACCAGGCATcctcaaagaaagaaacatgtattTATGTCACTAACACCATTATTTTCATCAGAATAAACAGAAAATCTTACAtgtgtttctcaaaatattttcctaGTGTTGTGCTTAAAGTCAGAAGATGAATTGGAATAATATTATCCACACaataatctttctttctcttactggACCTGGAATTGTGGGAAATATGCTAATATTTATAAGGCATATATACATGCCTGCCTTGGGGACTGAGAAGAAGCCTGTCGACCTTATTATAACCCACTTGGCATTTTCTAATATGATCACTATTTGTACAACTGGGATCAAAGATATAGCCACAGTGTTTTATTTCAGAAACTTCTTAGGTGATATTGGCTGTAAAGCTGTGGTTTTTCTGGCAAGGATGGCACGGGGCCTCTCCATCTGCACCACCTGTCTCCTCAGTGTGGTCCAGGCTGTCACCATCAGTCCCAGAACTTCCCTTTGGACAAAGCTTAAACCACAAACAGCATGCCAAGTTATTCCCTTTATTCTTGTCTTTTGGATTTTTAATGGTCTCATAAGCTCCAACTTGCTCTCCTACATCAAAGGAGGCAGTAGCTTGAACAGGTCTGTTGCTGCAACATTCATTGGCCACTGTTATATGCTCCAATCAAGACACACCATCAAGtggcttttcctctctctcatgACTCTTCGTGATGTAATTTTCCAGGGTCTCATGGGCTGGAGCAGTGGGTCCATGGCTCTCCATCTGTATAAGCACCACAAGCGTATCCTCTACCTTTACAGCTCCAGGTTTGCGAACAACTCCCCTCCAGAAATCAGAGCTACATGGAGTGTTCTCATTCTTAtgacctgttttcttttcttctactggGTAGATTTCATGCTCTCCTTTTACCAAGGTTTCACAGTGACACATGAGTCTATTTTACTAAATATTAAAGTGTTTTTAGAACTTGGTTATGTTAGTTTCAGTCCCTATGTTCTTATCAGTAGATATATCCATTCTCCTAGTGTCTTCCATGCCCACTAAGAAGTGTAAAAAGTACATTCTACATCTATTCTCTATGAGCTAAAGGTGTATACATTGTATGTTGCTTTCCCATAGTGAATTGTAGATGTGGGGACATAATGTTTACTATTCAGTGTAGGTtgaactggcagtctgtatgcaGCACAGCTGATCTTGAGGTAAAAGCACCCCAAATGTTGGGGTTACAATATTCCTCTCTTACCAAACTGTCATTTTCTGTAATATCATAATTATcacaattaaatattaaatattatggtaataaattttcttttcttaagaggTCTGGCACTGAACAGTCTTAAGAGCTGTTGAAGATTTCTAGGGAGGTGGAAAGTGAACTCCTATAATTTTCCTATTCTACCATCCCTGTCACGTGACTTTGCCCTTTCATTTGCACTAGGGAAATGCTGGAGGTAATGCTTCTGTTGGAAATTACTATTGCATTTTTTTCCCAAAGGCAGAGCATGTAAAACAACAGGTTAGGTGGAGATGAGGAAATGCCCCTCATCTGAGGTGAGCTAATACGGCAGAGTGAAGATGACAGTGAGACTAGCAAGTTCACCACAACACAGCAGACTTGGTCATCAACTGTGTGACATTGCTAAATTCCAGAATGGAAAATAACATGTCAATGATGCTACCCAACTGTAACTGTGTTAGAACTTATAGTGCTAGTAAAAGAAGCTCTGGAAAATGACCTCTCAGAAATTATGCTTTTTGGGTTCTGTTTACACTCATGCTGTAGCCCAAGGCTCACTAGCTCATTGGTGGGTTAAAACCTTGATCATAGATTATAAACACTGGATCTTCCACTCCCAATGATGTAATATGGCCTCCACTGAACATccagtgtttgctaggcccccttTCCCACATGCATACCTGACCCAATCTTCTCTGATGCTGTGCAGACATACCTTGATGAACTAAGGATAAGGAGACCAAGGTTGTGAGGGTACAGAGGGTATATGCTTGCTGGAACCCTCAGCATGTCCATAAGAAGAGGAAGGACATTGGGAGCTTTGTGACTTCCACAGTCTCAAGCCCAGGAGGACCCCCAAGAGACCAGAAATCATCCTGATCCCAGTTCCTCAAGACAGTGCACTGGAGTTATCCCAAGGATGATTCTATtgccaggaaactagaaaagcaaataaagaagGAGCAAATAACTGTTGGCCACATGTATATTCCCCTCTATGTGCTTCTATGGTTACCATGTCAGGGAAACACCTCAGCACTTCCTATTTGTCATGGGCTCTCCCAGGATCATGAGACCAACAGGGAAAGAGGTATCAGGACTTAACTGTCCTGCCAGGACAACATATATTCTAAAGAGAAACAGATACCACCCACTTTTCACTATTAGAGTACTGTTACAATAATCCCAAAGAATGAATACTGTCCGGGAGTCATTCCCACCCCTAAGAAGGAGAAAGCCTGAAGCTCTGTCACTGTCAGACGACAAACTTGCCTCTCCACAGTGGCTTCATACAACTATAATGACATTGTACCTTGtctggattttctttctattataaaCTTGtgacactgacacagagaagaggaggagaagggaggagtcTTTCTCTCCTGGGTTTAGCCAAACAATAGATAAATCCATTTGCTTTGTCAGTTTGTTTCTTAACTTCCTTAATGAGCCAatggaattatttctttttagaaattcCATTGTTGAGTGTTTTGAATATACGTACACATCTTGTGAGTGGGTGGGCCCAATTGTCTACGGGGTTGTGTACATGTACATTTGTGCTCACCTGCAGGCCTGAAACTGATGCTGATAACAGGAATTCACCATCATGTTCCACTTTATTGAGTCCAGGATCTTTCAGTCAAACACAGAGCACACAAATTGGCTAATCTCACTACCAAGTTCCTCTAGGGAGAGCCTGACCCTGGTTTCTGGGACTAGAATTGCAGGCAACAGCATTTAAGTAAGTGGCACACATTTGCAAGGaaagcactttaaccactgagccatctccccagccagggTTTATGACTTTTCAGTGCCTCCATGTAACAAGGGAATATCCTTTATCTGAATATCCTTTAGCTTGCTGACCAGAGAGAACATAACACCCTCTATACTATGATATAAAGGTGAAAATTGTTTGGCATTGCTTGCTTCCAGCATGCTAAAGAATTCAATAAGAATAAACACAATGAGGTGATTCCACACACACTGAAGACCCAAGAGTTTGTTTACTAA is a window encoding:
- the LOC110288065 gene encoding putative vomeronasal receptor-like protein 4: MNWNNIIHTIIFLSLTGPGIVGNMLIFIRHIYMPALGTEKKPVDLIITHLAFSNMITICTTGIKDIATVFYFRNFLGDIGCKAVVFLARMARGLSICTTCLLSVVQAVTISPRTSLWTKLKPQTACQVIPFILVFWIFNGLISSNLLSYIKGGSSLNRSVAATFIGHCYMLQSRHTIKWLFLSLMTLRDVIFQGLMGWSSGSMALHLYKHHKRILYLYSSRFANNSPPEIRATWSVLILMTCFLFFYWVDFMLSFYQGFTVTHESILLNIKVFLELGYVSFSPYVLISRYIHSPSVFHAH